One Pelagicoccus enzymogenes DNA window includes the following coding sequences:
- a CDS encoding cupin domain-containing protein codes for MNKFEISQLDEIPSVPCPCGQSRRAFATPDNPVATLHLVDISKDAKTHYHKKLTEIYLVLEGEGHMELDGELYPVKPMTSILIKPGCRHRAIGKLKIVNIPVPAFDPEDEWFD; via the coding sequence ATGAACAAATTTGAAATATCGCAGCTGGACGAGATCCCCTCCGTTCCCTGTCCTTGTGGCCAGTCGCGACGCGCTTTTGCCACGCCCGACAATCCCGTGGCCACGCTACATCTAGTGGACATCTCGAAGGACGCGAAGACGCACTACCACAAGAAGCTCACGGAGATCTACCTCGTGCTGGAAGGGGAAGGGCACATGGAGCTGGACGGCGAGCTTTACCCGGTCAAGCCCATGACCTCTATCCTTATCAAGCCCGGATGCCGTCACCGAGCGATCGGCAAGCTCAAGATCGTAAACATCCCGGTGCCAGCCTTCGATCCGGAAGACGAATGGTTCGACTGA
- a CDS encoding Hsp20/alpha crystallin family protein: protein MKLVKRNSWPSDPFFEMDRLFNRAFGSSDLWPSAFKSAAHRDFPLDVHGDDDHYFVTAELPGVSKDAIDLKVENSVLSISVNVEDKSGNGESKRTMTRSITVGDDIDIEGVSAKLENGMLQVSLPKAEERRPRKIEIS, encoded by the coding sequence ATGAAACTTGTTAAACGTAACTCATGGCCAAGCGATCCGTTTTTCGAAATGGATCGACTTTTCAACCGCGCTTTCGGCTCCAGCGATCTATGGCCGTCAGCCTTCAAGAGCGCTGCTCACCGGGATTTTCCCTTGGACGTGCACGGCGACGACGACCACTACTTCGTGACTGCCGAGCTGCCGGGAGTTTCCAAGGATGCCATCGACCTCAAGGTAGAGAATTCGGTGTTGAGCATCTCGGTGAATGTGGAGGACAAGTCCGGAAACGGTGAAAGCAAGCGTACGATGACGCGCAGCATCACGGTGGGTGACGACATCGACATCGAAGGCGTCTCCGCCAAGCTGGAGAATGGCATGTTGCAAGTCAGCTTGCCCAAGGCCGAGGAGCGACGTCCCCGTAAAATTGAAATCTCGTAA
- a CDS encoding Do family serine endopeptidase, translating into MKRFPKITLALALAATTAISTSYADSLQLEVDSNPIDRSDKFMPHSYANMLQAATPSVVSVHTARIVKVARGGRGMSPEDELLRRFFGLPAPRYEQQGEPEERRMPQGIGSGVIVSADGYIITNSHVVTGQSEDVADEILVQLSDGTELEAKVVGTDPLTDIAILKVEADDLPAIRIADSDNIEVGDVVFAIGNPMGVGLTVTQGIVSATNRAIGIYGERGYESFIQTDASINPGNSGGALIDSQGRLVGVNSAIISRSGGNIGIGFAIPANLAISISQQLADSGEVRRGFLGVSIADVTPDIAEAFNMKNSKGVLINDVEEDSAADQGGIERGDIIVAVDGKKVESANQFRIRIGNTIPDTKIELDILRDGKPKTLEITVGSASGRFAMGANELVEGVEVAVIDKEIAERYRIPKNIDGLAIVSVSPDSPYARVLGEGTVILEINDNEVETVADARDLLRTGVNKLFVYSRGRTGYLALRVE; encoded by the coding sequence ATGAAACGATTCCCAAAGATTACTCTCGCCCTTGCCCTTGCCGCAACTACCGCGATTTCAACGAGCTACGCAGATTCGCTTCAGCTCGAAGTCGACTCGAATCCCATCGACAGGAGCGACAAGTTCATGCCGCACAGCTACGCCAACATGCTGCAAGCCGCAACCCCATCCGTCGTATCCGTGCACACCGCACGTATCGTCAAGGTCGCCCGCGGCGGCAGAGGGATGTCACCCGAGGACGAGCTGCTGCGGCGGTTTTTCGGCCTTCCCGCACCTCGCTACGAACAACAAGGCGAACCTGAGGAACGCCGCATGCCACAGGGCATCGGTTCCGGCGTCATCGTCAGCGCAGACGGCTACATAATCACCAACAGCCACGTCGTGACCGGGCAGAGCGAGGACGTCGCGGACGAAATCCTCGTGCAGCTAAGCGACGGCACCGAGCTGGAAGCTAAAGTTGTGGGCACCGACCCCCTCACCGACATCGCCATCCTTAAAGTCGAAGCCGACGACCTTCCCGCCATTCGTATCGCGGACAGCGACAACATCGAGGTGGGCGACGTCGTTTTCGCTATCGGCAACCCCATGGGCGTCGGGCTCACCGTCACTCAAGGGATCGTTTCCGCGACCAACCGAGCCATCGGCATTTACGGCGAACGGGGCTACGAGAGCTTCATCCAAACCGATGCCTCCATCAACCCCGGCAATTCCGGCGGCGCTCTCATCGACTCGCAAGGGCGACTCGTGGGCGTCAATTCCGCCATCATTTCCCGCAGCGGAGGCAACATCGGCATCGGTTTCGCCATCCCCGCAAACCTCGCCATCAGCATCTCTCAACAACTCGCCGACAGCGGCGAGGTCCGCCGCGGCTTCCTCGGCGTGAGCATCGCCGACGTCACCCCAGACATCGCCGAGGCCTTCAATATGAAAAATTCCAAGGGCGTGCTCATCAACGACGTCGAAGAGGATTCCGCAGCCGATCAAGGCGGTATCGAACGCGGCGACATTATCGTAGCGGTCGACGGCAAAAAAGTCGAATCCGCCAACCAATTCCGTATCCGCATCGGCAATACTATTCCGGACACCAAGATCGAACTCGACATCCTCAGGGACGGCAAACCTAAGACCCTCGAAATCACCGTAGGCAGCGCTTCCGGCCGCTTCGCTATGGGAGCGAACGAGCTGGTGGAAGGCGTTGAAGTCGCTGTCATCGACAAGGAAATCGCCGAACGCTACCGCATTCCCAAGAACATCGACGGCTTAGCCATCGTCAGCGTGTCTCCAGATTCTCCTTACGCACGCGTTCTAGGCGAAGGCACTGTCATCCTCGAAATCAACGACAACGAGGTAGAAACCGTCGCTGACGCACGCGACCTTCTCCGCACTGGAGTCAACAAGCTCTTCGTCTACAGCCGAGGCCGCACCGGCTATCTGGCCCTTCGCGTTGAATAA
- a CDS encoding DUF1501 domain-containing protein, which yields MSSRVSAQGLPAAGGHKALVCLFLDGGNDSFNMLVPRESDEFQRYRAARAGLSLQAEELLPIADAASARAFGLHPEMAAMQSLYAAGELAFVCNVGTLIEPTTLAAFENRSARLPLGLFSHSDQVMHWQTSTPDKRDSKGWFGRMADVLDALNESPKVSMNISLAGTNILQSGDSLIPYSITPNGAIDLQFYGNEDHQYFKGAVDSVLDQQYQNLLQRTYARFNRSAIDLGVEFNAAVGEEIPFSTEFPDTRLGDELKMIARSIAASGNLGHQRQTFLTRRGGFDTHDDLMDAHEGLMREVSDAVGAFWAAIKEMGLEDEVVLFSASDFGRTLTSNGDGTDHGWGGNHFVLGGGLHGGRLYGDYPENIGLGNDLDTGRGRLIPTTSVDQYFAELALWLGTSQSDLSLALPNIERFYDLGSSSSPLGLWG from the coding sequence ATGAGCAGTCGCGTCTCGGCCCAGGGCTTACCGGCGGCGGGCGGGCACAAGGCGCTGGTTTGCCTTTTCTTGGATGGCGGCAACGATTCCTTCAATATGCTCGTGCCGCGGGAATCGGATGAGTTTCAACGCTATCGAGCGGCTCGCGCTGGCTTGAGCCTGCAAGCCGAGGAGCTGTTGCCGATCGCCGATGCAGCCAGCGCGCGAGCCTTCGGGCTGCATCCGGAAATGGCTGCGATGCAATCTCTGTACGCTGCCGGGGAGCTCGCCTTCGTTTGCAATGTCGGGACCTTGATCGAGCCGACCACTTTGGCCGCTTTCGAGAACCGGAGCGCTCGACTCCCGCTGGGGCTCTTTTCCCATTCGGACCAAGTGATGCATTGGCAAACCTCTACGCCAGACAAACGGGATTCCAAAGGGTGGTTTGGGCGGATGGCGGACGTGTTGGATGCCCTGAACGAGTCGCCGAAGGTGTCCATGAACATCTCCCTTGCCGGGACGAACATCCTGCAGAGCGGAGATTCGCTGATTCCCTACAGCATCACACCCAATGGAGCGATCGACCTGCAGTTTTACGGGAATGAAGACCACCAGTATTTCAAAGGGGCGGTGGACAGCGTATTGGATCAGCAATACCAAAACCTCCTGCAGCGTACCTACGCCCGTTTCAATCGTAGCGCCATCGACCTAGGGGTGGAGTTCAATGCAGCAGTCGGAGAGGAAATCCCTTTTTCCACGGAGTTCCCCGACACTCGCCTTGGAGACGAGCTCAAGATGATCGCTCGCAGCATCGCGGCCAGCGGCAATCTGGGGCACCAACGGCAGACCTTTTTAACGCGTCGTGGCGGATTCGATACGCACGACGATCTGATGGATGCCCATGAAGGTTTGATGCGGGAAGTGAGCGATGCGGTGGGCGCCTTTTGGGCAGCCATAAAAGAGATGGGATTGGAAGACGAAGTGGTCCTGTTTTCCGCTTCTGACTTTGGCCGGACTCTTACCAGCAACGGAGATGGCACGGACCACGGTTGGGGCGGGAACCACTTCGTGCTCGGCGGCGGCTTGCATGGCGGCAGACTTTACGGCGACTACCCGGAGAACATCGGTTTAGGCAACGATTTGGATACGGGCCGCGGTCGCCTCATTCCTACCACCTCCGTGGACCAGTACTTCGCGGAGCTTGCCCTCTGGCTTGGGACTTCGCAGTCGGACTTGTCCCTAGCCCTGCCTAACATCGAGCGCTTCTACGACCTCGGATCCAGCTCGAGCCCACTGGGGCTTTGGGGATGA
- a CDS encoding Hsp20/alpha crystallin family protein translates to MNSELATTQNKQATNEEKTYRKPEYVVHSEDNAYRLEVHLPGVPKDGARITLDGNLLSIDAEAVEVARDEWKTYRRERPDGDFRLSLELNVDIDESEIKAKVENGVLTVNLPLAAKAAKRTIAIE, encoded by the coding sequence ATGAACTCAGAACTTGCTACCACGCAAAACAAGCAGGCAACGAATGAAGAAAAGACGTATCGTAAACCCGAATACGTCGTGCATTCCGAAGACAACGCCTATCGTTTGGAGGTCCACCTTCCCGGCGTGCCCAAGGACGGTGCCCGCATCACCCTCGACGGTAATCTGCTGAGCATCGATGCGGAAGCGGTCGAGGTGGCTCGCGATGAATGGAAGACCTACCGTCGCGAGCGACCGGACGGAGACTTTAGATTAAGCCTGGAGTTGAATGTCGATATCGATGAGAGCGAGATCAAGGCGAAGGTGGAAAACGGCGTTTTGACCGTGAATCTTCCCCTCGCAGCGAAAGCCGCAAAGCGCACGATCGCTATCGAATAG